A window of the Halopseudomonas phragmitis genome harbors these coding sequences:
- a CDS encoding DUF1289 domain-containing protein, translated as MTTPVPSPCVSVCMLDEQDICTGCQRSGQEIIQWGRMSDAERRAVLARCEQRARDQGLLFEPASQQGTSV; from the coding sequence ATGACAACGCCCGTCCCTTCGCCCTGTGTCTCTGTCTGTATGCTTGATGAGCAGGATATCTGCACCGGCTGCCAGCGCAGCGGTCAGGAAATCATTCAATGGGGACGGATGAGTGACGCCGAGCGGCGCGCGGTGCTGGCGCGTTGCGAGCAGCGCGCTCGGGATCAGGGGCTGCTGTTCGAGCCTGCTTCACAACAAGGAACATCGGTATGA
- a CDS encoding pseudouridine synthase — MPLSDSNTASIVCAANPLREIYRDQWLLVVHKPAGLLLHRSPIDRHETEFALQYARALNGGEHVYPVHRLDRPTSGLLVFARDPETASILGKALMAGEVSKTYLALVRGWTPEAGEIDHPLREQATDRRCKDEPQPLREAFTRYRRLATTEIPVTIERYPASRYSLVALYPQTGRKHQLRRHMQHISHPIIGDTNYGRTRHNHYFAERFGGSRLMLAATGMCFRHPHTSQRLELHAAPEASFMQVLSIFTEPLPSFAEL, encoded by the coding sequence GTGCCACTGTCTGATTCCAATACCGCCAGCATTGTTTGTGCAGCCAATCCCCTGCGCGAGATCTATCGCGACCAGTGGTTGCTGGTAGTGCATAAGCCGGCGGGCCTGTTGCTGCATCGCAGCCCTATCGACCGCCATGAAACCGAGTTCGCGTTGCAGTACGCACGGGCCTTGAATGGCGGCGAGCATGTTTATCCGGTACATCGGCTGGATCGGCCAACCTCGGGGCTGCTGGTCTTTGCCCGCGACCCAGAGACCGCCAGCATCCTGGGCAAGGCGCTGATGGCCGGAGAGGTGAGCAAGACCTATCTGGCACTGGTGCGCGGCTGGACACCGGAGGCGGGGGAGATCGATCACCCGCTGCGTGAACAGGCCACCGACCGGCGCTGCAAGGATGAGCCGCAGCCACTGCGTGAAGCCTTTACCCGTTACCGGCGCCTGGCAACGACAGAAATTCCGGTGACGATCGAGCGTTATCCGGCCAGCCGCTATAGTCTGGTCGCGCTTTATCCGCAGACCGGGCGCAAGCATCAACTGCGCCGCCACATGCAGCACATCAGTCATCCGATCATCGGCGATACCAACTATGGCCGGACCCGCCACAATCACTATTTTGCCGAGCGCTTTGGTGGCAGTCGGCTGATGCTGGCTGCTACCGGGATGTGTTTTCGCCACCCGCACACGAGTCAGCGGCTGGAACTGCACGCAGCCCCTGAGGCCAGCTTTATGCAGGTGCTGTCGATCTTTACCGAGCCTTTGCCGTCGTTTGCTGAGCTGTAG
- a CDS encoding Nif3-like dinuclear metal center hexameric protein, giving the protein MFKLCFYVPDSHLEAVKQAVFAAGGGRIGDYDQCCWQVRGLGQFRPLAGSNPFLGRQGDVEQVEEWRVELVCADELIRAVVAALRQAHPYEEPAYDVWRLSDLQALP; this is encoded by the coding sequence ATGTTCAAACTCTGTTTCTATGTACCTGATTCCCATCTGGAGGCGGTCAAGCAGGCGGTGTTCGCCGCCGGTGGTGGACGTATCGGCGACTACGATCAGTGCTGCTGGCAGGTCAGGGGGTTGGGGCAGTTCCGGCCGCTGGCCGGCAGCAATCCGTTTCTGGGCCGCCAGGGTGACGTTGAGCAGGTTGAGGAGTGGCGGGTTGAGCTGGTCTGCGCCGATGAGCTGATCAGGGCGGTGGTGGCTGCGCTGAGGCAGGCGCATCCCTATGAAGAACCTGCCTATGATGTGTGGCGTTTGAGTGATCTGCAGGCGTTGCCGTAA
- a CDS encoding LNS2 domain-containing protein: MLTKFPCALLFAATTASLTAAASLPPTPIEQAPLPHSAVVVFDIDGTLTPHNLFVHEARPGAAEVVNSYAARGYQVIYVSTRVPLFQSGLTAWLHKHGFAPGPVHVAQSSAERRDPVGFKAAILQGYQQAGWTLSYAYGDSATDFSAYERAGIAPQRVFALKRRFSRHCQPGVYRTCLDGWGAHLTFVEHEVPLQTTLQKAAGMARTPAGPVH; the protein is encoded by the coding sequence ATGTTGACAAAATTCCCCTGTGCGCTGCTGTTTGCTGCGACCACTGCCAGTCTTACAGCCGCCGCAAGTCTGCCGCCAACGCCAATTGAGCAGGCGCCATTGCCGCACAGTGCGGTGGTGGTGTTCGATATCGACGGGACGCTGACGCCGCACAATCTGTTTGTGCATGAGGCCAGACCGGGAGCGGCCGAGGTGGTTAATAGCTATGCCGCGCGGGGTTATCAGGTGATCTATGTGAGCACCCGCGTTCCGTTGTTTCAGTCTGGTTTGACGGCCTGGCTGCACAAGCATGGTTTCGCGCCGGGGCCTGTGCATGTGGCGCAGAGCTCTGCCGAACGTCGTGATCCGGTCGGGTTCAAGGCGGCGATCCTGCAGGGTTACCAACAAGCTGGCTGGACCTTGAGTTACGCCTATGGCGATTCCGCTACCGACTTCAGTGCCTACGAGCGAGCCGGGATTGCTCCGCAGCGGGTTTTTGCATTGAAGCGCCGTTTTTCCCGGCACTGCCAGCCGGGCGTCTATCGTACCTGTCTGGATGGTTGGGGCGCTCATCTGACGTTCGTCGAGCATGAGGTGCCATTGCAGACGACGCTGCAAAAGGCTGCGGGTATGGCGCGGACCCCGGCCGGGCCGGTTCACTAG
- a CDS encoding L,D-transpeptidase family protein encodes MPRLFLALLLSLACLSTQADVPPIDKILILKSERRLEVISQGETIRQYRVSLGRYPVGHKQQKGDQRTPEGVYTIDWRHESPQFNLSMHVDYPNLKDRMAAWDRGVDPGGMIMIHGTPINDEFPEWFYKGLDWTDGCIALQNSDMKELWDLVPDGTLVDIRP; translated from the coding sequence ATGCCCCGCCTGTTCCTTGCCCTGCTGCTGTCACTGGCCTGCCTGAGCACCCAGGCCGACGTTCCTCCGATCGACAAGATCCTGATCCTCAAGTCCGAGCGCCGACTGGAAGTGATCAGCCAGGGCGAGACCATTCGCCAGTACCGGGTCTCACTCGGCCGCTACCCGGTCGGGCACAAGCAGCAAAAGGGCGATCAGCGCACACCCGAGGGTGTCTATACCATCGACTGGCGGCATGAAAGCCCGCAGTTCAACCTGAGCATGCACGTCGACTACCCCAACCTCAAGGACCGCATGGCCGCCTGGGATCGCGGCGTCGACCCCGGCGGCATGATCATGATTCACGGCACGCCAATCAATGACGAGTTCCCCGAGTGGTTCTACAAGGGTCTGGACTGGACAGATGGCTGCATCGCCCTGCAAAACAGCGACATGAAAGAGCTCTGGGATCTGGTTCCTGACGGCACCCTGGTCGATATCCGCCCCTGA
- a CDS encoding NUDIX hydrolase, giving the protein MLDLMRSRVLDYQPRQIDVVGLPEAGVLIPVTCVHEQPEIILTVRSQRLSTHSGEVAFPGGRRDPGDVDLCYTALREAHEEIGLLPELVDVVGPMGSLVSRYGIKVTPYVGIVPEVFDLAPNSGEIEEVFRVPVEFFLEDQREMTHRIDYEGRSWYVPSYRFQGHKIWGLTALMLVELMNVAFDARIPLHTPYDKER; this is encoded by the coding sequence ATGCTGGACCTGATGCGCAGTCGAGTGCTCGACTACCAACCCCGGCAGATCGATGTGGTCGGTCTCCCCGAGGCCGGGGTCCTGATACCTGTCACTTGTGTGCACGAACAACCGGAAATCATTCTGACGGTACGCTCCCAGCGTCTGTCTACCCACTCCGGCGAGGTGGCTTTTCCTGGTGGCCGTCGGGACCCGGGGGATGTCGATCTGTGCTACACCGCCCTGCGTGAAGCGCACGAGGAAATCGGCCTGCTGCCGGAGCTGGTCGACGTGGTCGGCCCTATGGGCAGCCTGGTGTCGCGCTACGGAATCAAGGTCACGCCCTATGTCGGGATCGTGCCTGAGGTGTTCGACCTGGCGCCCAACAGCGGTGAAATCGAGGAAGTGTTCCGGGTGCCGGTCGAGTTTTTCCTTGAGGACCAGCGCGAAATGACCCATCGCATCGATTACGAAGGGCGGAGCTGGTATGTGCCCAGCTACCGCTTCCAGGGGCACAAGATTTGGGGGCTGACGGCGCTGATGCTGGTCGAGTTGATGAACGTGGCCTTCGATGCACGGATCCCTTTGCATACCCCCTATGATAAAGAACGCTGA
- a CDS encoding cytochrome-c peroxidase — MPALADRLSTEPVQPIEPAVITEPEKVELGKKLFFDPRLSRSGFISCNSCHNLSMGGSDNLPTSIGHNWQEGPINSPTVLNSNLNVAQFWDGRAATLQEQAAGPIANPMEMASNHVLALDVLRSIPQYRAEFASIYGDEDITLERVTDAIAVFEETLVTPNSRFDLWLKGDDSALTQQELAGYNTFKEIGCTACHNGPGLGGTSFQRMGIVQPYITDNPSEGRVAVTGNDADRFSFKVPTLRNVELTYPYFHDGAYWKLEEAVDLMAKLQLGRELALEDIDNMTAFLKTLTGEQPSFTIPLLPPSNNDTPQPVPFEK, encoded by the coding sequence ATGCCTGCGCTGGCCGATCGCCTATCGACCGAGCCGGTGCAGCCGATCGAACCTGCGGTCATCACCGAACCTGAAAAGGTCGAGCTGGGCAAGAAACTGTTCTTCGACCCACGGCTATCGCGTTCGGGCTTCATTTCCTGCAACTCGTGCCACAACCTGAGCATGGGCGGCAGCGACAACCTGCCGACCTCCATTGGCCACAACTGGCAGGAAGGCCCGATCAACTCGCCAACCGTCCTCAACTCCAACCTTAACGTCGCCCAGTTCTGGGATGGCCGCGCCGCCACCTTGCAGGAACAGGCCGCCGGCCCGATCGCCAACCCGATGGAAATGGCCTCCAACCACGTTCTGGCGCTGGACGTACTGCGCTCGATTCCGCAATACCGGGCCGAGTTCGCCAGCATCTATGGCGACGAGGACATCACCCTGGAGCGGGTCACCGACGCCATCGCCGTCTTCGAGGAAACCCTGGTCACTCCCAACTCACGCTTCGACCTGTGGCTCAAGGGTGACGACAGCGCCCTGACCCAGCAGGAGCTAGCCGGCTACAACACCTTCAAGGAAATCGGCTGCACCGCCTGTCACAATGGTCCGGGCCTGGGCGGCACCTCGTTCCAGCGCATGGGGATCGTCCAGCCCTACATTACCGACAACCCTTCCGAGGGCCGGGTTGCGGTAACCGGCAACGATGCCGACCGCTTCTCGTTCAAGGTCCCCACCCTGCGCAACGTCGAGCTGACCTACCCCTACTTCCACGACGGTGCCTACTGGAAGCTGGAGGAAGCCGTTGACCTGATGGCCAAACTGCAACTCGGCCGCGAGCTGGCACTGGAAGACATCGACAACATGACCGCATTTCTCAAGACCCTGACCGGCGAGCAGCCCAGCTTCACCATCCCGCTGCTGCCCCCATCAAACAACGACACCCCGCAACCGGTGCCGTTCGAGAAATAA
- a CDS encoding gamma carbonic anhydrase family protein, giving the protein MKYSLGNDRVEMAEDAWIAETAAVIGKVSLAAGANVWFGAVVRGDVERIVIGEHSNVQDGAVLHADHGIPLVLGKGITVGHNAMLHGCDVGDYSLIGINAVVLNGAKIGKHCIIGANSLIPEGKEIPDGSLVMGSPGKVVKQLSEAQKKMLEASAAHYVMNARRFRDELKVQVD; this is encoded by the coding sequence ATGAAATACAGCCTGGGTAATGATCGGGTCGAAATGGCCGAGGACGCCTGGATCGCTGAGACTGCCGCCGTGATTGGCAAGGTTTCGCTGGCCGCCGGTGCCAACGTCTGGTTTGGCGCGGTGGTGCGTGGCGATGTCGAGCGGATCGTGATCGGTGAGCACAGCAATGTGCAGGATGGCGCTGTGCTGCATGCCGATCACGGCATCCCGTTGGTGTTGGGCAAGGGCATTACCGTTGGCCACAATGCCATGCTGCACGGCTGCGATGTTGGCGACTACAGCCTGATCGGCATCAATGCGGTGGTGCTCAACGGCGCCAAGATCGGCAAGCATTGCATCATCGGCGCCAACAGCCTGATCCCGGAGGGCAAGGAAATTCCTGATGGTTCGCTGGTGATGGGCTCGCCGGGCAAGGTGGTCAAGCAGTTGAGCGAGGCGCAGAAGAAGATGCTGGAAGCCAGTGCGGCGCATTACGTCATGAATGCCCGGCGTTTCCGCGATGAGCTCAAGGTGCAGGTCGACTGA
- a CDS encoding TonB-dependent receptor, whose product MNKTPLAWAVALATLASPVALAANTSALSLPDTTISASALNSRAVDMITPAAVLQGEEWFRLRETNLGDSLESVPGVRASGFGAGVSRPVIRGLDGARVRVLSDGVDVLDASTTSPDHAVTADTLLLERVEVLKGPATLLYGGGAIGGVVNLIDRRVPTYVPEAGIEGDLELRGNTVADERAGAVGLTMGAGQFAGRIEASKSKADPYRIPGHHSRQDGSFNDTDSASLGLSWVTDRGYVGLAYSRQNREYGLLAHEHADCHTHGPRDWHCGGHDHDHHDDHDDHDDHDDHDDHDHDHDHDHDHDHDHDHDHGKARIDMQQRRWDLRADYRDPFAGFERLRVRMAHTDYKHKELEGHEVGTRFDNRGSEARVELTHAPLAGWRGVVGGQLSRRDFAAVGEEAYVPPTLTHNRALFLLEEYQWNDWRYELGLRHEWQEVDVKRSSEDARHRGNSLSAGATWQFQPDYALYGSLSRSQRLPTAEELYANGPHAATRTIELGNPDLDKETAYNAELGLRRLTGPWTFDVSAYRNQVSDYIYAADTGHEPGAGYREVEYRQADAVLRGVEGSVRWQATNSLGLTLFGDHVRGKLKSGGDLPRIPADRYGLRLDQAFTSSLSGQLESYRVQRQNRTAEYETDTSGYTMLNAGLNYRGQVNQGSSYLLFVRGNNLLNEKARQHSSFIKDEVLLPGRNMTLGVRYSF is encoded by the coding sequence ATGAACAAGACACCTTTGGCCTGGGCGGTTGCCCTGGCTACTTTGGCCAGCCCTGTGGCGCTGGCTGCCAATACCTCGGCCCTGAGCCTGCCGGATACGACCATCAGTGCCAGTGCGCTGAACAGTCGGGCGGTAGATATGATCACCCCAGCGGCCGTTTTGCAGGGTGAGGAGTGGTTCCGGCTGCGCGAAACCAATCTGGGTGACAGTCTGGAAAGCGTGCCTGGTGTGCGCGCCAGCGGATTTGGTGCCGGCGTCAGCCGCCCGGTGATCCGTGGCCTGGATGGTGCCCGGGTGCGGGTCCTGAGCGATGGGGTGGATGTGCTGGACGCTTCGACCACCAGCCCGGATCACGCGGTGACCGCCGATACCCTGCTGCTGGAGCGGGTTGAGGTGCTCAAGGGGCCGGCCACTTTGCTGTACGGTGGTGGGGCGATTGGCGGGGTGGTCAACCTGATTGACCGCCGGGTGCCGACCTATGTGCCGGAGGCCGGCATTGAAGGTGATCTGGAACTGCGTGGCAACACGGTGGCGGATGAGCGGGCGGGCGCTGTGGGCCTGACCATGGGCGCCGGACAATTTGCCGGGCGGATCGAGGCCAGCAAGAGCAAGGCTGATCCTTACCGTATCCCTGGCCACCATTCGCGTCAGGATGGCTCGTTCAATGATACCGACTCGGCCTCGTTGGGGCTGAGCTGGGTGACTGATCGCGGCTACGTTGGCCTGGCTTACAGCCGCCAGAACCGTGAGTACGGTCTGTTGGCCCATGAGCATGCCGACTGCCATACCCATGGCCCGCGTGACTGGCATTGCGGCGGCCATGATCATGACCATCACGACGACCATGATGATCATGACGACCACGATGATCACGACGACCACGACCACGACCACGACCACGACCACGACCACGACCACGACCACGACCACGACCATGGCAAGGCGCGGATCGATATGCAGCAACGGCGCTGGGACCTGCGCGCTGACTACCGTGATCCCTTTGCCGGGTTTGAGCGCCTGCGGGTGCGCATGGCGCATACCGACTACAAGCACAAGGAGCTGGAAGGGCACGAAGTGGGTACCCGGTTCGACAATCGGGGGAGCGAGGCTCGTGTCGAGCTGACCCATGCACCGCTGGCCGGCTGGCGCGGGGTGGTAGGTGGCCAGTTGTCGCGGCGTGATTTTGCTGCGGTAGGTGAAGAGGCCTATGTGCCGCCGACCCTGACCCACAACCGGGCGCTGTTCCTGCTTGAAGAGTATCAGTGGAACGACTGGCGCTATGAACTTGGCCTGCGCCATGAGTGGCAGGAAGTGGACGTCAAGCGCAGCAGTGAGGATGCCCGGCATCGCGGCAATTCATTGTCGGCCGGGGCGACCTGGCAGTTCCAGCCCGATTATGCGCTGTATGGCTCGCTGTCGCGTTCGCAGCGTCTGCCGACCGCTGAGGAGCTGTATGCCAATGGTCCGCATGCAGCCACCCGCACTATCGAGCTGGGCAACCCGGATCTGGACAAGGAGACTGCCTACAACGCCGAGCTGGGTTTGCGTCGTCTGACCGGCCCCTGGACCTTTGATGTCAGTGCGTATCGCAATCAGGTGTCAGACTACATCTACGCTGCCGATACCGGTCATGAGCCGGGTGCCGGCTACCGTGAGGTGGAATACCGTCAGGCCGATGCCGTACTGCGCGGTGTGGAAGGTAGTGTGCGTTGGCAGGCCACCAACAGTCTGGGGCTGACCCTGTTCGGTGACCATGTGCGTGGCAAGCTGAAGTCGGGCGGTGATCTGCCGCGGATTCCGGCTGATCGCTACGGTCTGCGCCTGGATCAGGCCTTTACTTCAAGCCTGTCCGGTCAGCTTGAAAGCTACCGGGTCCAGCGCCAGAACCGGACCGCCGAGTATGAAACCGATACCTCGGGCTACACCATGCTCAACGCCGGGCTGAACTACCGGGGGCAGGTCAACCAGGGCTCCAGCTACCTGCTGTTTGTCCGTGGTAACAACCTGCTGAACGAAAAGGCTCGTCAGCACAGCTCCTTTATCAAGGATGAAGTGCTGCTGCCGGGGCGGAATATGACGCTGGGCGTTCGCTACAGCTTCTAA
- a CDS encoding SGNH/GDSL hydrolase family protein — translation MWVKRTALRLPDAAQPWQGCEQPEGVWNVEPLRLLLVGESTVAGVGVDSQAEALAGQLARQLAQATGRAVEWRACGRNGVRAAECRSELLPAVSGQRWDLVVLVLGVNDTTHLTPRWRWRTEVSALITALGASGAQVLVSAVPPLGQFRALPQPLRAWFGLRAGLLDADLRRLVAHSGAAYCTLDIPFQAHYLARDGYHPSAEGYRLWAGSIVRQWLALES, via the coding sequence TTGTGGGTCAAACGCACGGCCTTGCGCCTGCCGGATGCGGCGCAGCCCTGGCAGGGTTGCGAGCAGCCGGAAGGCGTCTGGAATGTTGAGCCGCTGCGCTTGTTGCTGGTCGGTGAGTCGACCGTGGCCGGGGTTGGTGTGGATTCACAGGCTGAAGCTCTGGCCGGTCAATTGGCCCGGCAGTTGGCGCAGGCTACCGGGCGTGCCGTCGAGTGGCGGGCCTGTGGCCGTAACGGTGTGCGGGCTGCTGAGTGTCGCAGTGAGTTGCTGCCGGCTGTGAGTGGTCAGCGCTGGGATCTGGTGGTGCTGGTGCTGGGCGTCAACGACACTACGCATTTGACCCCGCGCTGGCGCTGGCGGACTGAAGTGTCCGCGCTGATCACTGCCTTGGGTGCCAGCGGTGCTCAGGTGCTGGTCAGCGCGGTGCCTCCCCTGGGGCAGTTCCGGGCTTTGCCGCAGCCGCTGCGGGCCTGGTTCGGCTTGCGTGCTGGCCTGCTGGATGCTGATCTGCGCCGGTTGGTGGCGCATAGCGGAGCGGCTTACTGCACGCTGGATATCCCCTTTCAGGCACATTACCTGGCCCGTGATGGCTATCACCCGTCCGCCGAAGGCTATCGCCTGTGGGCGGGCTCAATAGTGCGTCAATGGCTGGCGCTTGAGTCCTGA
- a CDS encoding NUDIX hydrolase, with protein sequence MRFCSQCGQPVSQRIPEGDDRLRYVCDTCATVHYQNPRIVAGCLAVYQQQVLLCRRAIEPRRGFWTLPAGFMENGETTIEAALRETWEEARARVHAEQLYMLFNLPHINQVYMFFRAELSDLDFAAGEESLEVKLFDESEIPWEQLAFPTVGKTLRQFFVDRQQHNYPVHVQDIRYNPGKRS encoded by the coding sequence ATGAGATTTTGCAGCCAATGCGGCCAACCCGTCAGCCAGCGCATCCCGGAAGGCGATGACCGGCTGCGCTACGTCTGCGACACCTGCGCCACGGTGCATTACCAGAACCCGCGGATCGTCGCCGGCTGCCTGGCGGTATACCAGCAACAAGTACTGCTGTGCCGGCGCGCCATCGAACCGCGCCGGGGCTTCTGGACCTTGCCGGCCGGCTTCATGGAGAATGGTGAAACCACGATTGAGGCGGCCCTGCGCGAAACCTGGGAAGAGGCTCGCGCCCGAGTCCATGCCGAACAGCTCTACATGCTGTTCAACCTGCCACATATCAATCAGGTCTACATGTTCTTTCGTGCCGAGCTGAGCGATCTGGACTTCGCCGCCGGCGAAGAAAGCCTCGAAGTCAAACTGTTCGATGAGTCAGAGATCCCCTGGGAGCAGTTAGCCTTCCCTACCGTAGGCAAAACCCTGCGCCAGTTCTTTGTCGACCGGCAGCAGCACAACTACCCGGTCCACGTTCAGGACATTCGCTACAACCCCGGAAAAAGGTCGTAA
- the purT gene encoding formate-dependent phosphoribosylglycinamide formyltransferase, with protein MTQIGTPLAAGATRVLLLGSGELGKEVVIELQRLGCEVIAVDRYANAPAMQVAHRHHVINMLDGRLLREVIESEQPDYIVPEIEAIATPVLLELEQEGYTVIPTAKAAWLTMDREGIRRLAAEELGLPTSPYRFADSLEDYQRAIREIGLPCVVKPVMSSSGKGQSLVRTADQVEPAWDYAQAGGRAGQGRVIVEGFVDFDYEITLLTVRHAGGTSFCAPIGHRQEAGDYQESWQPQAMSEAALAESQRVARAVTDALGGRGVFGVELFIKGDQVWFSEVSPRPHDTGLVTLISQDLSEFALHARAILGLPVPAIRQFGPAASAVILVNGQSQDVRFGNLERALSEADTQLRLFGKPEVDGQRRMGVALALDADIETARAKALRAANAVEVKL; from the coding sequence ATGACGCAAATTGGAACGCCACTGGCCGCCGGGGCCACGCGGGTATTGCTGCTGGGCTCGGGCGAGCTGGGCAAGGAAGTGGTGATCGAGCTGCAGCGCCTGGGCTGCGAGGTGATCGCGGTGGATCGCTACGCCAATGCTCCGGCTATGCAGGTCGCCCACCGCCATCATGTGATCAATATGCTCGATGGCCGCCTGTTGCGTGAGGTGATCGAGTCTGAGCAGCCCGACTATATCGTGCCGGAGATCGAGGCCATTGCCACGCCGGTGCTGCTGGAGCTGGAACAGGAAGGTTATACCGTGATCCCGACCGCCAAGGCGGCCTGGTTGACCATGGACCGGGAAGGTATCCGCCGTCTGGCCGCCGAGGAGCTGGGGTTGCCGACCTCGCCGTACCGGTTTGCCGACAGCCTGGAAGACTACCAGCGGGCGATCCGCGAGATTGGCTTGCCGTGTGTGGTCAAGCCGGTGATGAGTTCGTCGGGCAAGGGCCAGAGTCTGGTGCGCACGGCCGATCAGGTGGAGCCAGCCTGGGATTATGCCCAGGCGGGTGGCCGGGCCGGCCAGGGGCGGGTGATCGTCGAGGGCTTTGTCGATTTTGATTACGAGATCACACTGCTGACCGTGCGCCATGCCGGTGGCACCAGTTTCTGCGCGCCTATTGGTCATCGTCAGGAAGCCGGCGATTACCAGGAGTCCTGGCAGCCGCAGGCCATGAGCGAGGCTGCTCTGGCCGAGTCGCAACGGGTGGCCCGGGCGGTGACTGATGCTCTGGGTGGGCGCGGGGTGTTTGGAGTCGAGCTGTTCATCAAGGGTGATCAGGTCTGGTTCAGCGAGGTGTCGCCGCGCCCGCACGATACCGGGCTGGTCACGCTGATTTCCCAGGATCTGTCCGAGTTTGCCCTGCATGCCAGGGCGATCCTCGGCTTGCCAGTACCGGCGATTCGTCAGTTCGGCCCGGCCGCCTCGGCGGTGATTCTGGTCAATGGCCAGTCGCAGGATGTGCGTTTTGGCAATCTGGAACGGGCATTGAGTGAGGCGGATACCCAGTTGCGTCTGTTCGGCAAGCCTGAGGTCGATGGGCAGCGGCGCATGGGGGTGGCGCTGGCGCTGGATGCGGATATTGAAACGGCACGGGCCAAGGCGCTGCGCGCGGCCAATGCTGTCGAGGTCAAGCTCTGA
- a CDS encoding alpha/beta fold hydrolase: MTTCAEPPVLVLLPGMDGSGDLFAPLTAVLGDQCELLVMRYPPDQPLGYAALTQWVRAHLPEGRAFVLLGESFSGPLAISLAAQQPPGLCALVLCVSFTRNPRPGLWALRWLLPLLPFKALPAWLLSAVLLGRFANPALRQALAQALEPVHERVLRARAEAILRVNVDQELAQVDVPILYLRGDHDRLVPGRVSQRLTRIQPALQVVGIQAPHCLLQVAPAEAAAALEDFLRTVLAPSSATMADL, from the coding sequence ATGACGACCTGCGCAGAGCCGCCGGTGCTGGTACTGTTACCGGGTATGGATGGCAGCGGTGACTTGTTTGCGCCGCTGACAGCGGTATTGGGCGATCAGTGTGAGCTTTTGGTTATGCGCTATCCGCCGGACCAGCCCCTGGGTTATGCAGCGTTGACGCAGTGGGTGCGAGCGCATCTGCCTGAGGGGCGCGCTTTTGTACTGCTGGGTGAGTCGTTCTCTGGGCCGCTGGCAATCTCGCTGGCGGCGCAGCAACCACCGGGATTGTGCGCTTTGGTGTTGTGCGTCAGTTTTACCCGCAATCCCCGGCCAGGGTTGTGGGCTCTGCGCTGGCTGTTGCCGCTACTGCCGTTCAAGGCGTTACCTGCGTGGCTGCTGTCTGCCGTGCTGTTGGGGCGCTTTGCCAACCCGGCCTTGCGGCAGGCTCTTGCCCAGGCGCTTGAACCGGTCCATGAGCGGGTGCTGCGGGCGCGGGCTGAGGCGATTCTAAGGGTCAATGTTGACCAGGAGCTGGCTCAGGTAGACGTGCCAATATTGTATTTGCGTGGTGATCATGACCGGTTGGTGCCGGGCCGTGTCAGCCAACGGCTGACGCGTATTCAGCCGGCCTTGCAGGTGGTTGGGATACAGGCGCCGCATTGCCTGCTGCAGGTGGCGCCGGCCGAAGCTGCTGCCGCCCTGGAAGATTTTTTGCGCACAGTGCTTGCACCTTCATCTGCTACCATGGCCGACCTCTGA